In Gemmatimonadaceae bacterium, the DNA window CGGGTTTGGGTTTCGCGACGCGGCCCAGCGGCTTCCGGTGACTCCGAGCACGCGCTTCGTGATCGGCTCGTGCACCAAGCCGTTCGCGGCGCTTTCCGCGGCGATCGGGGTGGATCGCCGGCTCTTGTCGCTCGACGATTCGCCACGCCGCTTTCTTCCATACTTCCATTCGCACGATCCCGCGGTTTTCGCCGCACGTTCAACTACAACAACTACAAGTTTCTCGCAGCGGGCGAGGCGGTCGCGGCGGCGAACCACGACACATACGAGAACGTGATTCAGCACCAGATCTTCGACCGCTGGGGATGCGCTCGAGCGGAATGTTTTTGAGCGAGATGGAGGCGTCGCCCGATTTCGCGTTCGGTTAAGACGGCGAGGGATATCCGCCCGGAAAGGACTCGCCGCTCACGGCGGTGAGGCTGACGGGTCTCTTTTAGAACGTCGCCATCGCGCCGGCGGCGAGATCAACAGCACCGCGGACGACATGGGGAAGTGGATCCCGATGCTCGTCTCGCGCGGCGCCGTGAACGGCCGGAGCGCTCGCCGAGCGGG includes these proteins:
- a CDS encoding serine hydrolase domain-containing protein → MQETIGRSRARADRGLRGQRVAAIVAESESLRRHFDVPGASLVIVSGDSVTLSRGFGFRDAAQRLPVTPSTRFVIGSCTKPFAALSAAIGVDRRLLSLDDSPRRFLPYFHSHDPAVFAARSTTTTTSFSQRARRSRRRTTTHTRT